In the Granulosicoccus antarcticus IMCC3135 genome, GCACCTCGGGCGCCGTTGTGACCTATGTTGATGGTCGTAAAACTCGCTACGACTGGTCGGGTGAAAACGGTGGGTTTTCCGATAGGAATGGTACGTTCAATATTACCTGTGACAACTGTGTGCCTGAAACAGCCCCCTCCTCAGGGCCTGTTAAAGGCCCACAATCAACAGATCCTATGGGTGATGCCGTAGCCAGCCTTTGGGCAGGTCTGAAACGCTTGAATGACGCCTCAACGGGGCAGCCGTCAGGAGAGAGTACTTATGACGGTGTCTATCCTCATGAGCAGGGTGATATTGCCGTCAAGCTGACAACGGATAGAACGGGCCATATCAAGCAGATGGTTCTTGGCGAGTTGACATTCTCGGAGCTTGCCAGACGTTCTTTGACCGAATCACTACCACCGTGTTTTGCCGGTGAGAATCTGCCCAATCCGGAGACGTTTTCACACGACAGAGTTCAGGCTTTGGGGCGTGGGGCGGAACCTTGTCAGTTGGACGGGTTGGTGTCGGTCGAACTGTTGCAAAAACTCGAAACGTATTCCAGCCCTGAACCAGATACCGGCTTTAATCCAGGTGGTGGGTTGGCAAGGAGTGCCAGTGATGTGCCTTGGTGGTCAGAGATGCGCAGGTACTGTGGTTTACCTGCGGGTAAAACGTGTCAGGACCTGACTGATGATCTCAATATGGCATTGTTATCTCGTTGTGCATATGGCAATGATAGCTGCGAGCCGTTGTATACCTTGGTGAAGCCGGAAGAGATCGGTTTTACGAACGATCAATTCCATCTTGATGGTTTTGATGCACAGCTATATCAGGATCCTGCGACGGGTCGCTATATTGTTGCATTCCGGGGTACGGATGGGGTGGGAGACGATTGGGATGTCAATTTTGAGCAGGCAAGGGGGAACAGGGCGAGGCAGTATGATCTTGCATTTACTCTGGCTAGAGATATTGCGAGAAGATTCCCGGGCGCAGAGATCGAATTTACTGGTCACTCACTGGGCGGTGGGCTGGCTACTGTTGCTGCTCTGGCAACACAAAGACCTGCCACCGTCTTCAACACGGCGGCTTTTCAACCGACAACAGCTGCCTTGTACGGACTGACAAACGAATATGCCAATGCTGATCAACACGTAGAACATATTCATACAGACTTTGACCCCGTCACTGTTCTGCAGGAGCGATTGGATGATCTGGACTGGGGGAATCTACAAACGGCGCCCGGTCATTTTACTCAAATTCCCAATCCGGATGTTCCCTGGGTCAATGCGGTTCACGAGAATGCCCAACAAGGTATAGATGGGTTCTTTCCGGCCATCTGGCATTCCATGGATGCGGTGATACACGTTCTGGAATCGTTGATTGCAGTTAATTGCCCATGAATAAAGGAGAACGCAGAATGTTTGCACAATCATGGAGGTTCCCGGTTTTTCTGCTGCTATTCGCCAGTTTTATGTGGACGAGCAGCGTACTGGCTGAAGGCTCCGTTGATATGGATAGAAAGCTTCTGAGCCGTCTGGTGGACAAGGATCTGGAAGGCGCTCGTGCAGCTCTGGAAAAGGGGGCAAATCCGGAAGCGGTGCTGGGGCGTGAGCTGGCCGATCATGCCATGTGTACGGCCATTGACCACTACAACAGTCAGTTTCTTGAGCTGCTGGTGGAATATGGCGCATCGCCAAATGCCTATTTTGATGTTGGTTATCCCAATCGACGTACGCCACTGGCTTGTTCGGTCTATTTGTGGAATTTTGCAGCGTTTGATTATCTACTGGCTCACGGTGCTGATCCTTCCGTGGACTTGCACAAAGAATCCATTGAGAAGTATCGGAATTGGCAAACAGCATTTGTAAGTGCATTAAGTGGGACTCGATACCCTATGGCTCTGAAACTTGTTCAGTTATATGAGCTTCATCCAGCTGAATTGTCTCAATTGGTATATACGCTTGAGAATTTCAGTTACAGCGAAGCCCACCCATGGAACTACGCTCGGAAAGCTCTGATCGAATGGACCCGAAAACGCGTGCCTGATTTCAACCCACGGGCGGCGCACCCGTCTCCGGATGGCGTTAGCAAGGAATGCCTGTTCATGTTCAGAGATTACGAGCAGGGCTTGAAAAAAGGCACCGTGTGTCCTCGGCCTGAAGACGTACGGTGAACTCAATCGAGCTGACTACAACCGGGTACGACTAAATGCCGAATTGCTGAACCATTCACCGGTCCAGCGCACGACCGTCTCACGATCCTCCTTGAGAATCAGCGTGTGATCGGCCTTTGGCAGATAACGTTCAGCCAGGTGAACGTTATCGCTTAGTTCAGGAAACATCGCCCTTAGCTGTCCCTCGTAGGTATAAGTGTCGTGTTCGCTGCCCGTGTAGAGAAACAGAATGTCGGTTTCTGCCGTGCAGAGCCGCATCAAGGTTTCACCTGTTTCGCTTTGTGGTGGGATATATCGGTAGTCATCATCAAGCTGAATAAGTGCTTGTTGATCTGCATCGGTCTGTGAGTTCTTTGGCGATGACACACGGTCCTGGTTGAAGACAGACTGGACTCGCTGTCGCAGCGCTGTCGTTCTGTTAAGCAGTTTCTGCCACATGAACAAGCGAGGCAAATAGAATTTCAGCACACGATGGAACTTGAATCTGCCGGCCGGGTAGGCGTAACCGTTGAGTAGTGCAATCCCTACCACTCGGGGATCTCGCTGTGCGGTGGCCAGCGCATCGTCAGCGCCGGAGCACAATCCGAGTAAAACAAAGTGCTGATGATCATGATGGTGTTGTAGATAATCCATAGCCTCGGTTACCTCTCGGATAGAGCGCTCTGTGAAATCACCACCCAGACTGCTGGATTCACTATCACCGGCCCCTGACAGATCAAATCGAAGGCCTGCGACTCCTTGTGTGGCCAGACTCCTTGCAAGCTCTACGTGCAGACGTGTGGGCCCGATATGGTGCAGCAATCCTGCTGTCAGGAAAAGAGCACAGGGTTGTTTTTCCTGTCTGTCCGTTGGTGCTGTGTAAATCCCTGTCAGCTGGCATTGCGAGCCAAATGCACAGGCAGTTTCCAGTACTTTTATGTCAGGTATATCCACCATTCACCCCACCTGCCGTTTGGCGGTAGCCATGTAAGGCGAATGCTGTATCAGCTTGTCGGCCAGCGTGCGGGCTCCCTGGGTGATCATCATGTCATGGGTTGTCGCACGCGGATCAAGCCAATCAGTTGCTTCATCAAGAGGGTGTATATCAACTCCGGTCGATCTCACTGCGCTGAACCGCTCATCAATGAGCATGGAAGGCGGTATCAGCAATTGCGCGGAATGATTCCAGGTGTTCTGCTCGATGCTGGCGGCCAGAGTCTGTGCAGACAATGATTGGCACAACTTTTCATGCAACCGTATACCAGCGAACTCTCGCATGGTGCTGCCTTTCGCAGAAGGCTTGCGTGGACGCAGGAAGCGAAAGGTATCGGCCAGAATTCCCGTGTGAAGTGCCTGCATTTGAGACAACCATTGTTCACCTGACAATACAGGGTCCCAGTAGTAGCGACTATTGACTGGCCAGTTTTCCAGCGATACCTCGGCTGCCACCAGAGCTCCGGTACGAAAGCCTACGATATCCAGTGTATCGACTTGAGCACATAACAGCCTGGCAGCGTGCTCGATATCGTCTTTCCAGACTTGCAGATCGCTCAGGGTCTCGGCATCACCACTGGAGTTGGCAGTACCGGTCCAGTCGAAGCGCATGACGGTATAACCCTGTCTGGAGAAATTCTGCATCAGACTGCGAAAGGGTCGTTGAGTACGGCGTTGTTCGTTACCCAGCGGTGCTACCAGTAATATCCCTCGTCCATTTCCCTGTCCAGCCTGGGGCTTTTGAAGCAAGGTATAGAGTTGCGTTCCTCGACTATTGATGAACGCAGGTTCTGGCGGCGGCACACGGCGGGTAGTCTGCTTGCCCTGAATGTGTCCAGCAAGTAGTGCCACCGTATCGAGAAAGAAAAAATCTCTCGTAGATAGCGTGTAATCGAGTTGTTTTTGAATAGCGGTGATCGCTCGTACCGCCATCAGTGAATCTCCGCCAAGGGAGATAAAACTGTCGTCACTGCCAACTTCAGGCATACCGAGCACTTCACTCCAGATCTGGCACAGGGCACGCTCCAGGTCGCTTTCCGGCTCTACAAACCCTGCGCTTCTGGCTGCAACACCATTGAGCGGATCAGGCAATGCTTTACGATCGATCTTGCCATTGATGGTCTTGGGGAGCTGCTCCATGAAACAGTAGCGCGAGGGCATCATCCATTGCGGCAATCGCGTTTGCAGAAAAGCGGCAACGGTTGCGGCCTGCAGGGTGATATCCGCACTGGCGACATAGGCAAACAGCTGGCGTTGCCCAGCATGCTCAACGATGCAGACAAGCGATTCACTGACACCCGGGCAGGTGTTGATGGCATTTTCCACTTCGCCCGGCTCGATCCGGTAGCTGCCCACCTTGATCTGGTGATCGGTTCTTCCTGCATATTCGATGTTGCCATCATCCAGCCAGCGAGCCAGATCGCCGGTCCGGTAGAGACGGGCGCCTTCTATCTGCGAGAAGGGGTTCGCAACAAAAGCCCTGGCTGTCTGTTCCAGGCGATTAAGGTAGCCCTCGGCAAGCGCAGCACCACCGATGTACAGCTCTCCGGTTTCCCCCGCGGTGACTTCATGGCCTTGCGTATCGAGGATATGCGCTGTGTATCCTGCTATGGGCATGCCGATGGGCAAGGCCTCTCCCTGCCAGCCTGGTGGTGGTACGAATACAGTTGCGGTGACGGTCGTCTCAGTCGGGCCATAGGCGTTGGCCCACAGCATCGTCTGCTGGGTTAATGACTGCCAGCGTTGATAATGTTCAGGCGAGACCTTCTCTCCGGTAACGACCATCAGCCTCAAACTGGGCGGTGAGAGCACATTGGCAGCCATCATCAAGTCTACCCATTCGTGCCAGTAGCCGGTTGCCAGATGCACTGCCGTAATACCATATTGCTCGATAATGTCACTCAGTTCGATTTGCGCTTCACTACGAGCCGTCGGTCGCAGCACCACGGTACTGCCGACAGTCAACGGCGGAAAGATCTCTTCGATACTGATATCAAAACTCAGTGTTGCAAACTGCAAAGTACGATCGTCAGGTTGTAACTGATAGACCTGAGCATCGGCCTGGCAATAGCACGCCAGTGCACCGTGGGAGATAGGGACACCCTTGGGTTGTCCGGTAGAGCCCGAGGTGTACATGATATAGGCACGATCTGCAGTGGCAGGCGTCTGCCAGGCATCATTCGTTAGTGTGCCCTCGCTGCTTTGCGGCGCATCCTGCGCGGTTGCTTGATTCGCAGCCGTTGAATCACCGACTTCATCAAGAGAGGCGATTGCATTGCTCAGATGCCCCAGAGTCAGCACGGGAATCTGAGAGCTCGCTGCCAGTAGCTGCAAACGTGCGATGACTGCATCATCCGTGACGATGCAGCGTACTCCAGCATCCTGCAGCATATAGTCGATTCGCTCATCAGGAAATGCTGTGTCTATGGGGACGAAAACACAGCCTGCCCGCAGAGTGCCCAGCATGGCAACAATAACGGCGATAGAGCGTTCACACATCAAGGCTACCGAATCACCGGCATTCAGATCTCTGTCTGCCAGCTGTAAGGCAAATTGGCGGCTCAGGCTATCCAGTTGTGAGTAGCTGATCTCACACTGGTCATGCACCAATGCAATGGCTGCTGGTCGCAATGCACACTGCTTGTCGAAATCTGTAAAGAAAGAATTCATTTTTATAAAGAGGACGATGAATCAGCGATTGCTGACCAGGGGCCAGGGCAGGAAAGACAGTGTACAAACAAGCGATACGTTGTCAGGGGATGCTCCGGTTTTTTGCCGTTTATGAGAAGTCATAGCGATTTTGAGGGAGGGCCTCAATCTGCATCAATCACGAGGGACAAGCAGTGTGCCATGTGAATGATATTGGCGTCCGTCAGCTGTTGATGTACGGGCAAGGCCAACAGGCTCTGCTTGAATTGACGAGCATTTGGAAATTCAGGCCAGGGTATGCGCGGCGATAGATTCTGCCACCAGTTGAACGCCTCTATGTCGAGTCGGGCAAGCCGTCTGACGCATTCTTTAGGCGACTTCACCTGCACCACAAAGTACAACGGACAAGCTCCTTCAGGCAGGTCACGATTGACGATACCCACGGTATCCAGCTCGCTGATCAGCTTGACCCACAAGGCATGGTTGGCCCGGCGCAAACGACGAACCTCATCTGCATCGGCGTTTTCCAGCAAGCGGCGGCTGAAGGCGGAGATTCCCTGCCCGAAGACCGGATACGCTTCTGCGCCTTCCACATCCGGCGTCAACCACTTGTGAGCGGCCAGCAGGCCGGTGAAATTCACGATTTTGGCTGCAATAGCCGGCAAAGACCAGGCAGCCAACGTCAGATAGCGGGCCAGATTGGCAAGGCCCTTTTTCTGCCCCGATCGAGCTCTTTGCTGGAAGGAATAAGCCACCCGGCTCATGCACGCAATGATTGACAAGGGTTTACAATTTTCAAGTGATGATTGTCGCAATTTATCGCTGCTAACCAGTGCTCCACCCTCGCT is a window encoding:
- a CDS encoding DUF6531 domain-containing protein; its protein translation is MKLKRLCWALLLSACLNLCAFTSGLAADDTSQSPEISSPEPVLSCLVPEAGAPSCGIENEPGSSPSTQEVRYHVGNPINVVSGNKYQFDLDYKSFTSGLTLARHYNSTLNSHDVGFGPGWRHTYQVLLTRSGEDHLSIVQSDGRLIHFYRSTDVSRPDLFLPTSAGDGYLESGERSTWYLSDGRRMIFQGSYLVLLDSGGYLGSVSLNYRAGKLQSVTDSHGDVLLFQYVPGIDKLPEYGSATMAQVAGSIASVRLPNGELIQYQYGSFGNLLEAQYPDGQVVEYGYDDDDWPNHLSGRQSSVEGRISEWRYDSSGQAIAWIEEGGRNGLEIVRDSVSGDSSVAEPGTSGAVVTYVDGRKTRYDWSGENGGFSDRNGTFNITCDNCVPETAPSSGPVKGPQSTDPMGDAVASLWAGLKRLNDASTGQPSGESTYDGVYPHEQGDIAVKLTTDRTGHIKQMVLGELTFSELARRSLTESLPPCFAGENLPNPETFSHDRVQALGRGAEPCQLDGLVSVELLQKLETYSSPEPDTGFNPGGGLARSASDVPWWSEMRRYCGLPAGKTCQDLTDDLNMALLSRCAYGNDSCEPLYTLVKPEEIGFTNDQFHLDGFDAQLYQDPATGRYIVAFRGTDGVGDDWDVNFEQARGNRARQYDLAFTLARDIARRFPGAEIEFTGHSLGGGLATVAALATQRPATVFNTAAFQPTTAALYGLTNEYANADQHVEHIHTDFDPVTVLQERLDDLDWGNLQTAPGHFTQIPNPDVPWVNAVHENAQQGIDGFFPAIWHSMDAVIHVLESLIAVNCP
- a CDS encoding alpha/beta fold hydrolase; the protein is MVDIPDIKVLETACAFGSQCQLTGIYTAPTDRQEKQPCALFLTAGLLHHIGPTRLHVELARSLATQGVAGLRFDLSGAGDSESSSLGGDFTERSIREVTEAMDYLQHHHDHQHFVLLGLCSGADDALATAQRDPRVVGIALLNGYAYPAGRFKFHRVLKFYLPRLFMWQKLLNRTTALRQRVQSVFNQDRVSSPKNSQTDADQQALIQLDDDYRYIPPQSETGETLMRLCTAETDILFLYTGSEHDTYTYEGQLRAMFPELSDNVHLAERYLPKADHTLILKEDRETVVRWTGEWFSNSAFSRTRL
- a CDS encoding amino acid adenylation domain-containing protein, whose product is MNSFFTDFDKQCALRPAAIALVHDQCEISYSQLDSLSRQFALQLADRDLNAGDSVALMCERSIAVIVAMLGTLRAGCVFVPIDTAFPDERIDYMLQDAGVRCIVTDDAVIARLQLLAASSQIPVLTLGHLSNAIASLDEVGDSTAANQATAQDAPQSSEGTLTNDAWQTPATADRAYIMYTSGSTGQPKGVPISHGALACYCQADAQVYQLQPDDRTLQFATLSFDISIEEIFPPLTVGSTVVLRPTARSEAQIELSDIIEQYGITAVHLATGYWHEWVDLMMAANVLSPPSLRLMVVTGEKVSPEHYQRWQSLTQQTMLWANAYGPTETTVTATVFVPPPGWQGEALPIGMPIAGYTAHILDTQGHEVTAGETGELYIGGAALAEGYLNRLEQTARAFVANPFSQIEGARLYRTGDLARWLDDGNIEYAGRTDHQIKVGSYRIEPGEVENAINTCPGVSESLVCIVEHAGQRQLFAYVASADITLQAATVAAFLQTRLPQWMMPSRYCFMEQLPKTINGKIDRKALPDPLNGVAARSAGFVEPESDLERALCQIWSEVLGMPEVGSDDSFISLGGDSLMAVRAITAIQKQLDYTLSTRDFFFLDTVALLAGHIQGKQTTRRVPPPEPAFINSRGTQLYTLLQKPQAGQGNGRGILLVAPLGNEQRRTQRPFRSLMQNFSRQGYTVMRFDWTGTANSSGDAETLSDLQVWKDDIEHAARLLCAQVDTLDIVGFRTGALVAAEVSLENWPVNSRYYWDPVLSGEQWLSQMQALHTGILADTFRFLRPRKPSAKGSTMREFAGIRLHEKLCQSLSAQTLAASIEQNTWNHSAQLLIPPSMLIDERFSAVRSTGVDIHPLDEATDWLDPRATTHDMMITQGARTLADKLIQHSPYMATAKRQVG
- a CDS encoding DegT/DnrJ/EryC1/StrS family aminotransferase; the protein is MTPTLSWSDLPLASSRADTYPVDLPPARRLYTYNGSAAIHAALQDMQLEHGAKVLLPAYCCGAELGPFEKLDCEMYFYDVATDFSINREELDRILSNQPELRVMLLTHYLGIAQPEVEAIAEQCRAHQIILIEDCAHALYATQRGRAVGQSGDYAIFSMRKTLPLSEGGALVSSDKLRQSSLENCKPLSIIACMSRVAYSFQQRARSGQKKGLANLARYLTLAAWSLPAIAAKIVNFTGLLAAHKWLTPDVEGAEAYPVFGQGISAFSRRLLENADADEVRRLRRANHALWVKLISELDTVGIVNRDLPEGACPLYFVVQVKSPKECVRRLARLDIEAFNWWQNLSPRIPWPEFPNARQFKQSLLALPVHQQLTDANIIHMAHCLSLVIDAD